Within Corynebacterium jeddahense, the genomic segment TGATGAAGCCCAGGCGTTACAGTGACACACCATGAGCACAACGACCGAATTGCAAACAGAAGGGGTGCCGGAGGGGCGTCGTCACGCAATTGCCCTGACGATGACCGCGATCGCCGCCGTCGGCGTCGCGCTGCCATTCGCCGCCGGCGCGCGGGAGGACGACTCGCTCGTCCGGCAGCCCGTCGCCGCCTACGACCACGACGAGTCGGTGCTCGAGGCCTACCGCCCGGACGGCGCGCCGCTCGAGTGCGACGGCCCAGACGAGCACTCGTCCATGGCCACCTTCTCGTGCGACGGCTTCGACGCGGCCATCGCGCACGTCGAGCGGGGCAACGAGGACCCGGACGTCACCCTGCGCCGCGCGCAGCGCGCCACGGCGCTCACCGGCAGCCTCTCGGACGCCGAGATCGAGCGGGGCGCACGCACGCGCATGCTTATCGACGGCTCCGCCGCCACCGTCCTCGTCCCCCTCGACGAGGAGTCCGGCAACAAGGCCGCCTTCATCAGCCTCAGCGGCGAGGGCGCCGGTGATGTCGCCCGCGCCACCGCCGAGCACTACGAGGAGGCGCACCGATGAGCCGGGTGTTGTTGGGCATCTACCTGCTGGTACTCGCGGCGGTCGGCGTGTTCGTGTTCCTACCCACCGGGGCGCTCGTGCCGTCCGTGGCCGCTGCCGGCGCGGGGTGGGTGGCGCTTGTTGCGCTGGTGAACTGGCTGCTCGTGCGGCGCCACCCGGCGCGGCCTGCCGGCACGGGGTGGGCGTTCGTGGTGGCGTTCGTCGCAGGCGTGCTCGTCTTCGGCGCGATGGCGCCGGTGAACGAGGCGCTCATGGGCGCGCTCGACGGGGCCGGGCGCTTCGCACGCTGGGCGGCCTCCCCGATCGAGGAGGAGACGCTCAAGCTGCTCGCCGCGGTGCTCGTCATGGCGTCGTTCAAGCGCATTGACAACCCGGTCGCCGCAGCGCTCATCGGCATGACCGTCGGCTTTGGCTTCCAGTGCGTCGAGGACGTGTTCTACGTGGACAAGGGCGTGCTCTACAACATGGTCAGCGACGCCGACGGGTTCGCGCAGTCCGCGCCCGGGCGCGTGATCACCCCGGTGAGCCACTGCCTGTACACCGCGCTGGCGGCGTACGGGGCGGGCAAGGCCATGTTCACCCCGGGCACGTCCGGCGGCTGGCGCTTCGGCACCGCGCTCGCGTGGTTCCTCGCCGGCTACGCCCTGCACGCGGCGAACAACGTCGGCGCCGAGTTCGCGGGCGATAGCGTCGCCGGGACGGTGTTCATCATCGCGCTGCTCATCGCGCTGCCGGTGCTGGGGATTTGGTTGTACGTGCGGAGCCGGAAGAGCGCAGCTACGCAAGCATCTGCCACACCGCAACTGCCATGATGACGGCGACGGCCGTGACGAAGATGAACACGTAGATGCCCCGGCGCGACCGCGCGCACGAGGTACGTGGTGCCAAAATAACAAGCCCGCCGCTCCGGTACACGACCGGGGCGGCGGGCCTGTCTTATTTGGCGCTCCGAATGCTAGGAGCGTGCGTCGACGTGCGGGAGCACGGCGAGCGGGGAAACGTCGGAGAACGTGGCGATGCCATGCTCCTCGTCGCGGAACCACGCGCGGATGTTCTCGAAGAACTTCATACGGGTTCACCTCCTTTCATCTCTGACGGGAGGTTGTTCACCTTCCGTTCATCTGGAGGTAACTTTAGGTTCCACAAAATTAGTTTGTCAACACCAACTATTGGCGCAGCGCCATTATGGCTGCATACGCACTAAAAATTCACTCCGTTACGGCTCCTTGAAACGGCAAAAGCCGGGCCCCGCAACGGGAGCCCGGCAGCGCCGTACTGCGGCTAGAGGAAGGGGTACGGATCCCAGCCGGAGATGTACTCGATGCGCTCGCGCGCGATGAGCAGGAGCGCGGCGATGACCGCGATGAACACGATGGCCAGGAAGATCCAGCCGAGCACGCGGCGGCCGCCCGCCGGGGCGGAGCCGTCCTCGCCGGGGGAGAGGAAGTGGATGCTCAGGGCGTAGAGGGCGGGCAGGCCGGCGCCGAGGAGGAGGCCAACACCGGTGACCGCGAGGAGGGATTGCAGCAAATCAGGCATGACGTGGTTCCTTTCCTATTAACCGCGCGGCGTCTGGTCGGGGGTGATGGTCGTCGTGGAGCCCGGGCGGGTCGCGTCGAGGCCCTTCGAGGTGTCCACGAAGTCGGCGGGCTCGCCGTAGCCGCGCACCTTGCGGATACGCTCGTCGCGACGCTCGATGCGCTTGTCGTGCTCGGATGCCGGAGCGCCGGAGTCGGAGTCGGAGGAGCCGGTGGTGTGCGCCGGGGAGTTGGAGTCGCCGCTCCAGTCGTCGTTGACGTTGTCCTTGTGCACCGGCTTCTGGGAAGCCTGCCAGAACATGTAGCCGCCGCCGAGGGCGATGATGAGCGCCAGGGTGATGCCGCCCCAGAGCAGGTTGTCGGTGAGCTCGGACACGCCGTGGCCGATCCACCAGGTGACGTAGGAGACGAACGCGGCGACCGGGAGGGTGGTGATCCAGGCCAGGGCCATGCGGCCGGCGACGCCCCAGCGGACCTCGCCCTTCGGGCCGGTCAGGCCGGAGCCGAGGATGGAGCCGGTGGCCACGTGGGTGGTGGACAGCGCCATGCCCAGGTGCGAGGAGGTGAGGATGATCGCGGCGGAGGAGGTCTCAGCGGCCATGCCCTGCGGCGGGTGGATCTCAACGAGGCCCTTGCCCAGGGTGCGGATGACGCGGAAGCCGCCGGAGTAGGTGCCGATGGCGATGGCCAGGGCGCAGGCGAGCTGGATCCAGAACGGCATCGGGTGATCCTGGTCGAACTGGCCGGCAGCGACCATGGCGAGGAAGATCACGCCCATGGTCTTCTGCGCGTCAGAGGTACCGTGCGCGAGCGCCACCAGAGAGGCGGTGCCGATCTGGCCCCAGCGGAAGTAGTTGTCGCGGTGGTTGTGCTCGGCGTTCGCGGTGATCTTGTACACCAGCCAGGTGCCCACCGCGGCGATGAGGCCCGCGACGAACGGGGCGAACAGCGCCGGGAGGATGATCTTGTCCAGCACGCCGTGCCAGACCACGCCGTCCCAGCCGATCGCGGCGATCGCGGCGCCGATGAGGCCGCCGAACAGCGCGTGGGAGGACGACGACGGGATGCCGAAGAGCCAGGTAAAGAGGTTCCACATGATGCCGCCGGCGAGGCCGGCGAACACCACGAGGAGGAGGCGCTCGGAATCGAGCGTGTCGTTGAGGTCGAAAACGTCGAGTTTGACGATGCCGCCCGCGACAGTCTTCGCAACAGCCACAGACAGGAACGCACCGACGAGGTTGAGGACACCGGCGAGCGCCACAGCCGTCTTGGGCTTAAGCGCGCCGGTGGCGATGGAGGTTGCCATCGCGTTGGCAGTGTCGTGGAAACCGTTCGTGAAGTCGAAGAATAACGAGACGACGATGATGAGTACGAGGAGGATAGTGATGCTCACAGCGAAAAATTATGCGACAGATTTTGGACGTAATCTCCACTCGGACGCGAAGTTTCACCTGTCTGTAAACCACGGGTTTTTCGGCGCCGCCGCGACCTGTGTGTTTACAAATGAGCACACCAAAAGTTCATCTGCGCGTTACCCGCGCACCATGTTCCACACCGTCACCGCCATAATGATTAGGCCCATCACCAGAACGAAGATCGTGTCGGGGCGCCGCGCGTAGTGTTTGAACGCCGTCGCCTTTTGGAACAGCAGCACCGGCATGATGTAGACGAGGAACGACACGAAGATACCGCCGACCACCGAGATCATGTCCAGAATCGAGGGGTTCGCCACCGCGACAAGCACCGCCGTGACAAAGACGAAGATGTTCACGATCCACCGGAGGGTGTTCGTCGATAAGCGGGCTGCTGTGTTGGGGGCGACGACGCGCAGGAGGTAGCCGGTGCCCTCCTCCGTGCCGAGCAGGTGGCCGAAGTACGAAGTGACAATCGCGCAGATGGCGATAATCGGGCTCATCCACGCCATGAACGGGGTGTCCGTCTCGTTGGCCAGGTAGGACAGCACCGGCACGTTTTGCGCCGCGGCCTCGTCCATGCCGTCCGCGCCGAGCGCGAGCGCGCACGACCACACGAAGAACATGGTGAAGGTGACCAGCATGATCGCGGTGACCAGCTCCACCTTGGACACCTCGCGCTCGGTGGCCTCGACGTCGCCGTCGTGCTTCTTCTGCATGTCCAGCGCGAACTGGCTCAGCGCCGCCATGTGGCTGAACGAGAACACGAGTACCGGCAGGATGAGCAGCAGGCCCTGCCAGACGGGGTAGGCGGAGTCGTAGTGGAGGAAGCTGTCGAAGTCCCACGACGGAATGAGGTAGAGCGACACCGCCGCGAGCGCGATGATGAGCGGGTAGACCAGCACGTTCGCGATCCACAGGGTGAGCTTCTTGCCGACGGCGTACGCGCCCGTCATCACACCCACGCTCACGCCGGCGAGCACCCAGCGGCTCACGTGCACGCCGCCGAGCTGGTTAACGATGAAGCTGTCCAGCGTATTCGTAATCGAGATGCCGTAGATGAGCACCGTCGGGTAAATGCCCAGCCAGTACAGCACCGCCGAGGCGAACCCGCGCTTGCGGCCGGTGAGCGCCGTGATCACCTGCAGCACGTCGAGACCCTTCACCGGCGACGCCGAAACGATGCGCGCGTACGTGCGGTGCGAGAAGAACACCATCGGGCCGATGAGCAGCGTCGCGATGACCAGCGGCCAGAAGCCGAAGCTGCCCGCGTTGATGGGCAGGAAGAGGATGCCCGCGCCCACGCCGGTGCCAAACAGCGTGATCACCCACCGCATGAACGAGCCGTCCGGGTCGTCGCCCTCGCGCTGCTCCTTGATCTGCTCGATGTCGGCATCCGAGAGGTTCTCCCGGTCGAACTCTTGGCGCGCCATCTCCAGGTGTTCTTCACTGTATTGTTCCGGCAGCTCGGCGTTAGTCATGGAGGTTTACGTTACTCCGGGGGCGTTGCGTATCGACGCACCTTCGGCCGGCGGCGGTTTGTCGGGGGTTCCTGCCGGCGGACCGCCAAACCTATCGGCGCAACCTCACGCCGGCCGGGATCCCCACTGTTCGAGCCGGTGCTCCTCCACAACATCTTCGACCGCAAACAGCATGTCCCGCAGCACGCCGTAGGCGCAGCGCTTCGTCTCCAGGTCCACGAGCACCTGCAAGTCGCCGACCATCATCTCC encodes:
- a CDS encoding PrsW family glutamic-type intramembrane protease, coding for MSRVLLGIYLLVLAAVGVFVFLPTGALVPSVAAAGAGWVALVALVNWLLVRRHPARPAGTGWAFVVAFVAGVLVFGAMAPVNEALMGALDGAGRFARWAASPIEEETLKLLAAVLVMASFKRIDNPVAAALIGMTVGFGFQCVEDVFYVDKGVLYNMVSDADGFAQSAPGRVITPVSHCLYTALAAYGAGKAMFTPGTSGGWRFGTALAWFLAGYALHAANNVGAEFAGDSVAGTVFIIALLIALPVLGIWLYVRSRKSAATQASATPQLP
- a CDS encoding inorganic phosphate transporter, with the translated sequence MSITILLVLIIVVSLFFDFTNGFHDTANAMATSIATGALKPKTAVALAGVLNLVGAFLSVAVAKTVAGGIVKLDVFDLNDTLDSERLLLVVFAGLAGGIMWNLFTWLFGIPSSSSHALFGGLIGAAIAAIGWDGVVWHGVLDKIILPALFAPFVAGLIAAVGTWLVYKITANAEHNHRDNYFRWGQIGTASLVALAHGTSDAQKTMGVIFLAMVAAGQFDQDHPMPFWIQLACALAIAIGTYSGGFRVIRTLGKGLVEIHPPQGMAAETSSAAIILTSSHLGMALSTTHVATGSILGSGLTGPKGEVRWGVAGRMALAWITTLPVAAFVSYVTWWIGHGVSELTDNLLWGGITLALIIALGGGYMFWQASQKPVHKDNVNDDWSGDSNSPAHTTGSSDSDSGAPASEHDKRIERRDERIRKVRGYGEPADFVDTSKGLDATRPGSTTTITPDQTPRG
- a CDS encoding amino acid permease, producing the protein MTNAELPEQYSEEHLEMARQEFDRENLSDADIEQIKEQREGDDPDGSFMRWVITLFGTGVGAGILFLPINAGSFGFWPLVIATLLIGPMVFFSHRTYARIVSASPVKGLDVLQVITALTGRKRGFASAVLYWLGIYPTVLIYGISITNTLDSFIVNQLGGVHVSRWVLAGVSVGVMTGAYAVGKKLTLWIANVLVYPLIIALAAVSLYLIPSWDFDSFLHYDSAYPVWQGLLLILPVLVFSFSHMAALSQFALDMQKKHDGDVEATEREVSKVELVTAIMLVTFTMFFVWSCALALGADGMDEAAAQNVPVLSYLANETDTPFMAWMSPIIAICAIVTSYFGHLLGTEEGTGYLLRVVAPNTAARLSTNTLRWIVNIFVFVTAVLVAVANPSILDMISVVGGIFVSFLVYIMPVLLFQKATAFKHYARRPDTIFVLVMGLIIMAVTVWNMVRG